From Cydia strobilella chromosome 3, ilCydStro3.1, whole genome shotgun sequence:
cTACTTTCTTAAAAGTACTAATTGCTAAACAAAAACGCGTTTTAATGATGTAAGGGATATATTAAAAATCTAGTGAGCCTTTCAAGTTACTGTTGtttcaaagtttttaaataGGCTCTACAGGATTCCCATATTTTAAAGGAATCTCACCGGGAAAGTTTAAGAACCCTGACATAATATAACTATGGCTAATAATAGTGATAGTGTCATAGACTTAACAAGCTCCTTCACTTTAGCTAACCATTGTCATTTGGACAATGCGATTATCAATTTAGACACGGATGATTCTCTCCGTGAAGAGAATGTCGGCACTGTTGGCAGAGCACGCAGCAGACGCAAGAGGCGCTATTCCAGAACAAGGGCAACACAACAAGCAGACACACCTATTCTGGATCTATGTACGCCTGAGGCCAAGGTAACTATTATGAATCtaatatatttagtatatttaCTTCTTGTCCTTCACCATAGTgaaaacaccggccaagtgcgagtcggactcgcgcaccgagggttccgtactttttagtatttgttgttatagcggcaacagaaatacatcatctgtggaaatttcaactgtctagctatcacggttcatgagatatagcctggtgacagacagacagacggacagcggagtcttagttatagggtcctgtttttaccctttgggtatggaaccctaaaaacatcaaGTCCTCATAAGcttatcataattattataaccaAGTTGCTGGTGGTGGCCTATAAAGTGCTGAAGTGTAAGTACCCTCTTAATTTTTACTTGCCTTCCAGAACAAAAAATCGACTAAATCCAAGATTGAATCCGGAAAAGTAGCCATTCTAGATGAAACTCCAGCGAAACGACCAAAACAGTCCCTGGCTACCTGTCCTATATGCTTTGAAGAGTTCTGCGGTCAAGCTCTTGCTTCAACTAACTGTGGACATGTATTTTGTTTAGCATGTCTTGCCACTGCCCTCAAAGCTAAGCCGCAATGCCCAACATGTCGTACCCTATTGAGAGGGAAATTTAAATACCATCCTCttttcttataaattatttttaaagcttaAACTAAGTAAATATTAGAAAATTAATAGTAGGTGATAAACAGAGGTTGGCGTGGGTGAgctatttatagttggtcaaaccaaattgtcagtaaataagaacaaaaaaaactttactcgccttttcttttgggtgctttattattgtttgaaatgagacagtcctttgacaaactataccttaTATTTTGACATGCATTACATCATATTATAAGGCATATAGCTCACCCCCCCATCATCATGTATAGTTTGCTGTGAGACTAATATGAAAAAGGGGCCTCCTAATCTATTACATCAAGGCTGGTCCTTAGAAAATGTCAGAAAGTCTGCCTCTAATCTTGAAGTTGACAGGCTAGAATTGTTTAAACATTTCCTtgctttcttaaaaaaaaaagaaaaaaatattatactcaAATATgtgtttaatgaaataaaattgtattgtgCTTCAGCTAATTTGTAAATGTTAACATATTTGTGTTGTAATGTcaagtagctatatatataacTGGAAAATTAATTTTCTGCACGACTGGACAAATCTGATGGGGGATGTGCACCAAACAAATTTGCTGAAGTAAATTAGTCTTGAAATTATAATACCTAAAGATAAAGAGGAATGATACCCTATGTCCTTTGTATCTTATAATATAAGTTTGTGAACAAAgaattcataaatatgtaaataaatatgtaataaggaattgataataataataatataattaaatttgctGTTACTAACCGTAGTATAAGATTACCCATAAGCATTACTAACACGAATTGATCCCAGTTGGTTgttgaataaagaatttattattagGGAATTATTCATATTCTTTAAATATTAGAAAAGTGTAATGTCTATTGTACCTACAGTAAGAAACAGAAGTAGCCACTAATACAGCAACTGTACAACCTACTGATTTTGACCATTTTGTAAACATTTCATTTATAAAATATgattggtaggtacctatactatacTATTGATTGACCTATTTGTTAAAAAGGATACAGTCTCAGGCAGGGCAGCTGTAAAAGGATACAAGTCTTGGGCAGCGCAGTTGTAAAAGGATACAAGTCTCGGGCAGCGCAGTTGTAAAAGGATACAAGTCTCGGGCAGCGCAATTGTAAAAGAGCGTAAGTTCCACTTAACACTTATGCCCTTTTATACGCGAGACTTGCACCCGTTTTCACTAGGGCTAGGGCCACAGAAATAtcattaaaatgtgtaaaatatcTCATACCAACACATaggactattttattttataataagtaaattaACTTGTAAAAGAGCATATTAACTTTATAAACACATCTGTGATACCCTGATCCTGataccttatttatttaaatttaaaatatgttcaAACTGTGTTATTGTACTGATTGTGaaagtttatatgtatgttCAAAATCCATAAGCATAATGCAGTCAGCGAATCTTTTATTTCTTTGCTGACTTTAAGACctagaaatattttttccaGTGTCTACTTTAATATTCaaaatcaatcgattaaaaatgtctcttcatattttaatttcatttctattGACTGTCTGCATGACTTTGGCGCAGGGCGGCCGTGTCGTGTAAGCTTAGTTATTTGACTGTTGACATAACTACCCATTAATTGATGATTAATTGCCTATtaacatagagttagaccaagctaagttggcagcgattttgatagcccagaccagactgtgcaagtgttatttaaacgtgtATAAATTTCATAgatgtttgacgtttaaaataacacgtaGTCTGGGTTATCAAAATTGCTGGCAACTTAAgcttaaccaaagatagataataAATCTAGATAAATCTATctatctccgtaatagatggatacagtctaaggaaaaaacgtgcctcgaaaatcacgaaaatttgactctcgaacagatggcgccactagtgttggcctacactcgtatagagggcgttgactgtttcgtttgttatttataattttaacgcataccagtgaaagaacatgggtcgaaatcatataaaaataattaatgcaaataatttttttttatccatatttaaatacattttaacgtatttttttaaatcttcatttttagttttaaagtatgtcgatagatggcagtgaatttacagtggttaaaaaatttactatgacagtaccgctctatcttattatatcctcattggctTAACGCACTAGACGCACACACAGGGCGGGCGGGTGCGTGCGACCGCGGGTCGGGTCGGCGGCGGGCCCGCGGCGCAGTGTGATCGAATGCTCGGCGGCGGATCCTACGTAGTCTGTATTAAGGTACTCTCTCTCTTTCTCTGTGGTCGCTTCCTCATTCCTCATGActtgaggatcgtggtcatcagtgggtgtggatgctccacacctggttcttgtgatctgcctccatcggtgcctgtccatcgcgtgaatcgcgtctctgacgaccgagcaaaagtTTGTTGAGGCCtcttttacttattattattaattcatttattcatataaaacaattacacagttacatatactataaatgcgccaaactggagtaaccagttCCATTGCTCCATCTCTTTGGAGGACGTTCCCGAGCTCGTTTGCTCTCCGTGTTTCCAACAATGATCAGCTTTTCAAGGCTTTCATCTCCCCTCCTCATTATGTGGCCGAAGTAGGACAATATGCGCTGTTGGTAGACTGTGGATAGGAGAGTTTGGACACGAAGCTGTGAAAGGATCGATACATTGGTGCGCATGGCGGTCCAGGGTATCCTCAGCATACGCCTCCAGCACTACATCTCGAAAGCATCGATCCTTTGCCTTTCTCGGTAATACtaacccatcaaaaacattacatgtaaaaagatgccagtcttccaacgcaatacttctactacaaaaaagttaagagatgtaatgtgataccaagtcggttattttagtcagtgccagggggtgttaaaaccgcatcaatattagatatctttaattttacgtataatgacttggccatcgcacggctgcataatgacataaggatcatcgtcaactattaaaaataattctaattgaacataacgctagtcttaatcacatgcagcttgagcattacacatatttaggagggtacgagtaaagcattatgtgcgattgccaagtcattatatgtattaataaaaattaaagatatctaatattgatgcggttttaacaacCCCTgacactgactaaaataaccgacttggtatcacattacaactctaaacttttttgtagtagaagtattgcgttgcgagactggcaTCTTTTGACCTTGTGTACTGTTTCATTTCAATTGTGGTTACTCATAGAGTACGTCTGAATGTCTGCCAAATTGAACCAGTTTGACagtactggcttccctcgaatacGGCTGACCCTCTTTGACCTGACCTGatcatctttttacatgtaatgtttttgatgggatctcatatctttttgtaggcagtcttTTTCGGGTACTAGGtacttcttgtacgtcagctaccacttttctcaaagctcatactcataccggtcccacactatactcgtactcatacctgtacaatactcatggccatatcaagctatacttgtattcatccaatactcatacccaagtccccatcccacaccatacccgcacaTGAGTGccatatgtatattatgtatggtatgaacctataccatattcatattcttaccatactcatactatacacatctttATACTCACATTgtacatcttagacctttactttacctactatttgttggaactgcaaaagtaactttgtaatagcatatatttgTATAGGACTACAAACTTCCTTATGCAGTTCctatctttaaaacgtgactgatattgcaatatttttaggttttttatggcttgttaagctaaaaaaactacttatgtttaaaatttgaagcttgttGGTTGGCTgttggctagaagtaccttagaattatgatgatcggtgagcgagtgtgtcagtgacaaaagtaaggaactttgacgtgcaataattcttaaactacaagttcaaattgaatgttcttgggaatatatgtaagccatatcatgccctatatgtcactgaaaattcagggctctagctttagccagcacaaaattacaggacgtcgaaaatgtcCTGAATGGCTACGAGAagaggatggtacggccgtgcctctttgttttgctcgacttccgtgcccccagataagtAATTAATAGATTTAACTCTGTTAATATTTTGAGGTATCGTGATTGTCCTATTTCTAACCGGAATCTTCTTTAAACTAATCTCACCCGTTTCTTCATAAAGTCTTATTATTctagactagcttttgcccgcgacttcgtctgcgtggacttagtaacagcagctaaagtagcgcctggaaaaattcttatagcaataattcaatttgggcatattatgcacacaaattagcaggcacttcattaattatcttaattccaccccgctttttactttcttaagggatgattttcgggataaaaactatcctatgtccttctcagggactcaacctatctctacgccaaatttcatctaaatcgattcagcggtttaagcgtgaagagggaacacactgaaagaaagacagacagactttcgcatttataatattactagcttttgcccgcgacttcgtctgcgtggacttagtaactccagctagagtaagaatagcgcctggagaaagtcttatagcaatcattcaatttgagcataatatgcacacaaatattaggcaactcattaattatctcaattccaccatgattccaccccgcttttcaccctcttaagggatgtttttcgggataaaaactatcctatgtccttccccgggactcaaactatctctacgccaaatttcaactaaatcggttcagctgtttaagcgtgaagaggtaacacacagacagacactttcgcatttataatactcatactcatactcatttatttataataatatttcatattacacgtcataattggatttacataatatattcaattcattcaaataatcattaattaaattaaagtaaaataatacaatatcaagataatcaacacatttcaaatttccaataattaataaaaactagtaTGGATATGGGTTATATGgattagtatattagtattagtatggaGTATGCCGAGTATGGATATACTAGTTTGTCTAGCCTTTCCTTGAAGAAAATGTTTTACTATATCCTTTTTAGTATGAAACTCGTAAAATAAAGGCAGTGCTTCATATTCTGatcattaattttgaaaatctaATATGCAATAATTAAATTCCCACTTCAAATGACAGATAAGATAACGAAATCGTAGATGCAACGACACCAAAACAAATTTGTAAGTTCTCTTTACTTCTGGAACAGCCTTTATGTACATacacagggcaagttaaataaaagcttgttaaaaGCAATAAACAGACaagttttaaaagtatttcagtttttttacCCATAAATAgccataatgtaaaataatatcatgCTTATTAATCGAAATGACAAACTAAATTGCTGTACACATTTTTATTAACGAACTAAAATTTCAGTCTCAAAGTACTTAaagtaactaataaaaataaacaatacttaTATCTAGGTACCTATATCTAAAATACGTAGTCAGCTAGCGATGTATATTTTTAAGGACTATTATTCTTTGCCGATGAATTTTTCATCAAAAAAGCCATACCGTGAACTCTGAAATGTTTTTCTAAGTCTTCTGGATCGTCGAATTGATCCCGACAAATTTGGCATTGATTTTCGCGCAGTGGTTCCTCGACTTTAACTATATCCGTGGTGAAATTATTCTTTAACAGGGCGTCAGCATTGTAGCATTGTTTTGAAAGTATATATTCGTTAACGTCGGATATACCATGCTCTACTAACAAATGGGTCGTAAAGGAGGGTTTAACCACGAAGCATTGTCCGCATTCCATGCATTGGTACGCCATGTTGGAATCTCTATGAGTTTTCAAGTGCTCTTCCAGTTGTAGTTTGTCTTGGGCTTCGTGACCACATTTTTTGCATGCTAATGGATTACTACTAGAGAACGAAGCTTGAATACTGGAAGGCTGCCCAGCGTTTTTTTGATTTTTGCTGTTCCTTGGTTCCCTTAGTTTTTTCAAAGTTTCTCGGAACCGTTTTCTGGCTTCCCTTCTTTGCTTTCTTTTGAATTTCTTAACGTTCATTTTTGGTATAACTAGTGTCGCATCCAAACAGCGATGCTCTTTATGATCAGCCGCAAAATGAGTTTTGATATCATCCCAGTTTTCAGGTATATCTTTCTTACACAAATAACATTTGATTGTCGTTTCTGCTGGTATCGTGAATTCTGGTTCCGTGATGACTTGCTTACTAGAGGCCGACGCTGAACATTTGAAAGGGCACTCGTTAGGCAGAATAGATATTTGTTCATATTTGCATTTGTAAGTGAAGCTTCTTGTACACTTGTCACACCTTTTTACTACACGATAAACCAAGCCAGGTTTATCAGGTTTTGGAGCAGAAACAGGTGCTGTGGCTGACTGGGGTGTAAACTTTCCAGTTTGACCGTGGTTGTTAGAATAATGCTGCAATAAACTGCGGACTTCCCTAAACACTTGACCGCAAGCCCAGCAGGGATACACAAAAGCAGAATTTGTGATATGACCCCTCAAATGATTATCCATTTGATTGTTTAGTACTAATCTTCCAGGGCACATCTCACATTGAAAGAAGATTAAAGCTTTCGCTTCAGTAGCATGGCTCTGCAAATGTTTAACTATAGTGGCTTCATTGAAACACGCTACAACACACAAAGGGCATTTAAACACCCTCTTCATGTGGTTATTCCTCATGTGTGATTTGTATTCATTTGGATGAAATAAGTAACATTGTGGAAGTGGGCACTTGTACCTAGCAGTAGCTCGCATCATCCGAAATCCTTCGCAGTCATGAGTGTATGGATATTGTATCATCTTCTTTGTTAAGGGGACCCCACATTCTGGACAGATGAACGGCCCGTTGCCTGAGTGGAGACGCAAGTGCGCTTTGAGCCCACAAGTTGTTGGTAGAGCAAAGAGACACACTGGACAGGCGTGAACTTTATTAGTATACTGCATAAAATGCTTTGCTCTGTCTTTATTTACTTGTGTTTTAACTGTTATTTCCAGATTACATTCCAAGCACGAAAATTTACTCGGCGTTTTAGCTTTAATTTGTTGCAGCAGAGTTGCTTTCTGGTTGTTAGTTTCTAAGCGTATGCCATGTTTAGCTGCTAGATTATCAAAGTAGCTTGCTGGCAATGGATCTACTTTCAAATCGCTGACGTTGATTGTAGCAGTTTTAAAGGCATGTGACCGGATGTGAGAGAGGAGTTTGCATCTGTTGTTAAACGTTTTCTGTTGATTGCAGTATCTGCACATGTAGGTGATCACAACAGATTGCCGATTGATATGGTATTCATAGCTTGATTTGAAgagaaatctaaaaaaaaaaatttattttgcaACCGTGTTGTAATTCCGccccacactcgcgtttgcggcttcgcgccgcgattcgcgcacgagtgtggagggggcttaacAAATACACTGAATTTTCGGGCTTTCCTTTTTTGTAAGTAAGCAATATGCaattggaaattaaaaaaaaaaattacatgtaaaaagtaattgcgccttcaatttacaattgcaattgcaattgcaaatggttaattaatttttcaattacattttgaaattgaaattagaaGTTAATTACTTTACTCAATTACGAATTACTTTTATTGAATACAAGTTTTCGATCATCTTTATTtccaaaatcatattaaaattatggatgaactttaaatttgactaaccttacaatatttgactttttgtattaaaaaatcatAAAGGAGTATTTTGCAAGTCTTTGTACAAGcggaaatacataatttaaaaaaacagtttatGTATGGGAAATTCAAGGATTAAAATGTTTGATTTTTATACCATCGGGTTTAagttaatgtataaaataaatgacagtAAGAGTGAATTTGTTCATCTttgtaaattagaaaaaaagttaacattcagtaattgagtaatttaatttctaattgtGTTAATTTCTTTTCCAAATTACATAGGAAATTTAATTGCATGTAATTAAGTTTTCATGTTATTGAATTACAagcaatttaattacttacatgcAATTAAATTACACAATACAGATATAGGGACCGTGTCTTTTGGAGGGTCTGCCACCTTGTGActcaaatcaaaaacttaaacttgacattgaaGCTTAGTACTAATAAGaaggtgctgccccctacaatTCATATATGCGTCTTGCGCATAGGAACTGTGCCATCTAGTGGCCCATATCGAAAACTTATATACCAATAAACACCTCTACAGTTCATGCacataaaaaatcaaaaaaatacagCATCTTTTGAAATAGGTAAACTAAGTTCGCATGCCTGGGAAAAGTAATGATTAAGTATGGAAAATAGagaaaaatatttcttgtaAGTTTCTCTATAAGTAAAACTCtctaaatttataattaattgtttcctatataatattttatatgtcaCTTGATGCcaatttagtagtagtaatctTTAAGAGTTCCTAGAGAACTGGTAATACAAAATAGAAACATAAAGATGGTGCAAAGCAAAACGTAGAACATCATGGTTTTAGTACtttaaaggctggcgtccactaggctcgccgaggcggatcgcaataattcgccttctatacatttactatgaaactgcgtctattgacgaagagccgcggtgcgtcgaatcgaatttaccattcatagtaaatgtaaagaaggcgaattattgcgattcgattcgcctcggcgagtctagtggacgccagcctttaaaatgaaatattttaaataaatacctcctttgtgaatttaaatacgtgagtgacccgttattaatatgtttaatatgcctgtgtctcacggaagttttgttattaaaatttaaaaacttcaTAATAGAATGCAGGAGAAttaaaatcctaattagagCAGGTGCTTACATGCAATGCCAAGAGGAACAAAAGGAGAAAATATCAGAGATGGCTAGAGTGGTCAATTTGGagacttaaaataattactaaattaggtTTACAACTTCAATAACAGTCTACCAAGGTTGAGAGGTTTCATCACTGAATACAAGTCCTGTCACCAACACAAACCTGTACGTTTATAAAAATGATTCCATTTCTAAACTAACACTTGGTTATTAAGCTTCATTTCATTCATAACCTTTAAGTTCCATAATTTCATGGAACTTAAAGCAAAATCATGGCGGAAAGGGTTTTACCTGTCACCGCAGTCAATGCATGGATGTGTTTTATACCCTGTTGTAGGTACAGGAATGACATAGTTGGGAAGAGCCTTTGTAAATAGAAGATTCTTTATGCTCAGTCTGTCATTTATTGTATCAGAAGCCATGATGTCAAACGCTGCaacagtaaaaatatatttatggagcataaaattgtaaaaaggtaaataggaaaaataactattatttatagttggcttaattatgaaattttaaaatcataacataacatttaaTCTCACAATTTAATGTCAAATTAGTCCATATATCTTAAGTCAGTCAGgcatacctacctaaatactaAACTTACTGTTCATTACATGTTATTCTCTCTTTATCAATTCATGCAACagtaatatcaaaataaaataatgaatttgtTAAAATACCTAAATGTGCTTTAAAGAAATTTCCttgtaagtatattaaattttgCAGGGATGGCAACACCGTCATAAGCTATAAATGTTGTAATCATTCGTGCTACTTTGGAATTGCTCAACAATTGGAGAATAATGTAAGGCTATTAATAGCAGCAGAGTTAAATAGCACTTACCTAATAATATCCCATGGTACAGGTTATAAATGTAGATATTTTAGTTGTATTACATCGATATTCACAGGCCTTCCGTGATCAAGTTTGACAGTGAATGAGTAAATGAGTAATATGAGTATTGCTCTGTGATTGGATGAAAAATTACGCCATCTAGCATAAAACTCCAAATTTCAGTATAGTATTGCCATACTGAAATATTACAAAAGTGTTACCAAtttagtaagaaaaatatttgtgCGTAAATATGAATTACTGTAATAAGACTTATGAATTACTGTAATTAAATCCATAaatgttcaaaaaaaaaatactgtaattAAATGGGGTGCTAAATTTACTTAATATCATcaaagaactgtctcatttcaaacatagacagagagaatcatactatctttgtcttaagcgaggtttagactatcaagaacttgcatgcaattctcattacattgcggtatctgataaacattttgaatgcagtttaccttagtagtcagcaatgaaacgtaaattgcattcaagttcttgctagtctaaatctcgctttacactagtactagcacccaaaagaaaaggatgagtatagttttttttgttcttatttactgacaatttggtttgaccaactatagtgaCTATATCAATTACctaattactttttagggttccgtatccaaagggtaaaaacgggaccctattactaagactccgctgccgtctgtctgtcaccaggctgtatctcatgaaccgtgatagctagacagttgaaatttgatgatgtatttctgttgccgctataacaacaaatactaaaaagtacggaaccctcggtgcgcgagtccgactcgcacttggccggtttttaatatgaAGTAAGTAGGCGATTTCAAAACTTTAGGTTAGGGCGGTTTCACAAATTAGGCAACGTTTTCATTGTTTTGTTGTCACAGGTGGTTGGTTCACAAGTGGTCACAGCTGATTTATTTCACGCTGCTAGTGTTGAAAACGATAACCttgtagttaaaaaaatacggatCATAACCAGGCTTTAGCAGAGAACATCCATCCATCTATAATTCTATATGATATGCTTCTTTATTGTTATTTTCCTTATTCAAATTACAGGGAtgcaaaaaaaattcaaatttggaTATTTGCGGTAAACCGCAAGAATTATAATCTCAAGGgccatatcataaaccctcgtAATACCTACAACTATTTCTTACCTAACTTTAATTCAAATTCTTAGTTAGACTTAAATAAGGCTTTTATCTATCACAGATTTCAGGGTCTGGTTTGTTATACTTAGGTTTCTAAGTCTCCCAATCGATACTCGCCTAGCTCTCTttctaacattattattattattagttattaagAGAGACAGACGGCAATCACAGGTTAGGGGCCTTTGATTAAGCATGCCAGTGCATTCCATATGATAGAAAATTACATCCTTATTACTGCTCCCGATGTATTTCTGCTGGTTAGTACCATACTTACTATCATTTATACTTGCCAATTAATAGTTCACAGTAGCAATCAAAATtattgtaagtaataaaaataaagaaacctCTTATTAAATTTCTTTGGCATATATtgcgaaaataataattattactatCGTTTGTACAAAGcaagtataaaaatgtatacttaagtgtattgtaaaattaaatgcAACAAAATAGccacataatatattattgggTACCTACTTTAGTCTATGTTCATAATATTACAGTATGTTAAAGGCACATTGACATGACTTACCTATGACTAGTTATGTAAATTGAATTAAAACtgttatttcataatttaaccAACAGTATGTAGaatataaatatcataataatagtacctacattattatcaGTATATGATAAGTAGGAACAACAGTTACTTATATAAACTACATTGTATAAAAGTATGACGACATTGATGACCTATTTAATATGGCACTGGGTCTGATAAGTATAATAATTTATACTATACATAATGAAACTGGTAAAAAAAGACATGGCCAGCATTTACATaagagtaaaaacaaaattagaaTGGATATAAAATGATACTTATAACCAGGGATGGTCAAAAGGGTCCTGTGATTAACACAAAATACCTATAGGAAGGGAACACTCACGGAATATCATAAGGTGACGTGTTGCATATCAAAAAAGGCAAACCAAATCTACCTTATGATATTCCGTGTGTTCCCTTCCTACAGTTATTTTGTGTTAATCACAGGACCCTTTTGACCATCCCTggttatatacttaaatatttttttaccctcATTGAGACATTTAAATATTCTTTAATGCTATAAAACATATGTTCAAGTTAATGTAGAACTAGAACTCTTCAGAATGTGCATTGGTATCAATAGTATTTGTTTGATGAAAGTGGGACAAAATCTCCTtttcataaaaatcatgttttaaataatacacAATATCAGGCCTTGCATTGAAtgcatttttatcaataaaggaaCCATAAAGTGCCCTGTTATGAAGCATATCTTCATCCTTAGGCATTAAGGTTA
This genomic window contains:
- the LOC134755826 gene encoding zinc finger protein 532-like; the protein is MASDTINDRLSIKNLLFTKALPNYVIPVPTTGYKTHPCIDCGDRFLFKSSYEYHINRQSVVITYMCRYCNQQKTFNNRCKLLSHIRSHAFKTATINVSDLKVDPLPASYFDNLAAKHGIRLETNNQKATLLQQIKAKTPSKFSCLECNLEITVKTQVNKDRAKHFMQYTNKVHACPVCLFALPTTCGLKAHLRLHSGNGPFICPECGVPLTKKMIQYPYTHDCEGFRMMRATARYKCPLPQCYLFHPNEYKSHMRNNHMKRVFKCPLCVVACFNEATIVKHLQSHATEAKALIFFQCEMCPGRLVLNNQMDNHLRGHITNSAFVYPCWACGQVFREVRSLLQHYSNNHGQTGKFTPQSATAPVSAPKPDKPGLVYRVVKRCDKCTRSFTYKCKYEQISILPNECPFKCSASASSKQVITEPEFTIPAETTIKCYLCKKDIPENWDDIKTHFAADHKEHRCLDATLVIPKMNVKKFKRKQRREARKRFRETLKKLREPRNSKNQKNAGQPSSIQASFSSSNPLACKKCGHEAQDKLQLEEHLKTHRDSNMAYQCMECGQCFVVKPSFTTHLLVEHGISDVNEYILSKQCYNADALLKNNFTTDIVKVEEPLRENQCQICRDQFDDPEDLEKHFRVHGMAFLMKNSSAKNNSP
- the LOC134756283 gene encoding E3 ubiquitin-protein ligase RNF4-like encodes the protein MANNSDSVIDLTSSFTLANHCHLDNAIINLDTDDSLREENVGTVGRARSRRKRRYSRTRATQQADTPILDLCTPEAKNKKSTKSKIESGKVAILDETPAKRPKQSLATCPICFEEFCGQALASTNCGHVFCLACLATALKAKPQCPTCRTLLRGKFKYHPLFL